The Methylomicrobium agile genome has a segment encoding these proteins:
- a CDS encoding hybrid sensor histidine kinase/response regulator: protein MIDPKLRHELLNALNRIIGYAEMLIEEAAAESRQKQCDDLAVIRCAAQGVAQHLKGAFSGRLAADAGCEEDFLPICATSRNHVPADAGKTEGSRILVVDDDPDNRAHLSRLLHSRGYRIATADNGANALARLADESFDLILLDVIMPEMDGITVLARLKADKTLATLPVILISACTEMNQVIRGIELGAEDYLPKPFNSTLLHARIGASLEKKRLRDQEMHLLSQAMLAEAALDRHRALTQAVAGIAHEINTPLGIVRTALSVIQNRLSQPAIAASIGTEHAESLEDILEAAALMGKHVDHTHRLIENFKKIAVDQMVEQQETVNLPETVQDAVDLFKLSAREAKLEISLDVSGIRQAPEWRGYPGYLRQILLNFLQNIERYAYPDGGGGRVEITVKDGMDEERRTPVFTLSVRDFGTGIDSGHLTKIFDPFFTTGRGRGGTGLGLAIVKNMVTMALRGKISVDSEPHKGTCFTVTFPKQ, encoded by the coding sequence ATGATCGACCCCAAGCTCCGCCATGAGCTGCTCAATGCCCTGAACCGGATCATCGGCTATGCCGAGATGCTGATCGAAGAAGCGGCCGCCGAAAGCCGGCAGAAGCAATGCGACGATCTCGCCGTCATCCGCTGCGCGGCGCAAGGCGTGGCCCAACATCTAAAAGGCGCCTTTTCCGGCCGGCTTGCCGCCGATGCCGGTTGCGAGGAAGACTTTTTGCCCATATGCGCAACCAGCAGGAATCACGTGCCTGCCGACGCCGGCAAGACCGAAGGCAGCCGGATTCTGGTGGTCGACGACGACCCCGATAACCGCGCCCATCTGTCACGGCTCCTGCATTCCCGGGGTTACCGGATCGCAACCGCCGACAACGGCGCCAACGCGCTGGCGCGCCTGGCCGATGAAAGCTTCGACCTGATCCTGCTCGACGTGATCATGCCTGAAATGGACGGCATCACCGTCCTGGCCAGACTCAAGGCGGATAAAACGCTGGCCACCCTTCCGGTCATCCTGATTTCGGCCTGTACCGAAATGAACCAGGTAATCCGGGGCATCGAACTGGGCGCGGAGGACTATCTGCCCAAACCGTTCAATTCGACCTTGCTGCATGCCCGCATCGGCGCAAGCCTCGAAAAGAAACGGCTGCGCGATCAGGAAATGCATCTTCTGAGCCAAGCCATGCTGGCGGAGGCCGCCCTGGACCGCCACCGGGCCCTGACCCAGGCGGTGGCCGGCATCGCGCACGAAATCAATACGCCGCTCGGAATCGTACGGACCGCGCTCAGCGTGATCCAGAACCGCCTGTCGCAGCCGGCCATTGCCGCCTCGATCGGCACGGAACACGCCGAATCGCTGGAAGACATCCTGGAGGCGGCCGCCCTGATGGGCAAACATGTCGACCACACGCACCGGCTGATCGAAAACTTCAAAAAAATCGCGGTCGATCAGATGGTCGAACAGCAGGAAACGGTCAATCTGCCGGAAACGGTACAGGATGCGGTCGACCTTTTCAAACTCAGTGCGCGGGAAGCCAAGCTCGAAATTTCGCTCGATGTTTCCGGAATCCGTCAGGCGCCGGAATGGCGCGGTTATCCGGGCTATCTCAGACAAATCCTGCTGAATTTTCTACAGAATATCGAACGCTACGCTTATCCGGACGGAGGCGGAGGCAGGGTGGAGATTACCGTGAAGGACGGCATGGACGAAGAACGGCGTACACCGGTCTTCACGCTGAGCGTGCGCGATTTCGGTACCGGCATCGACAGCGGACATCTTACCAAAATATTCGATCCTTTCTTTACGACAGGACGCGGGCGGGGCGGTACCGGTCTGGGGCTTGCGATCGTGAAGAATATGGTCACGATGGCGTTGCGGGGCAAGATATCCGTCGATTCCGAACCTCATAAAGGAACCTGCTTCACTGTCACGTTTCCAAAGCAGTAA
- the corA gene encoding magnesium/cobalt transporter CorA — protein MIMNCVAYKYGARIGTISLEEISNVLAEEGTFVWAGLREPDKALLLKIQEEFGLHELAIEDACTAHQRPKLEEYGDSLFLVVQTAQLNEEGRLALGETHFFIGTRFLVSVRHSSTLSYAKVRERCENLPEKLAKGPGFALYALMDFIVDHYLPVMEGLEERLEQLEVGIFNKAYRDETCSQLFDLKRDLLLLRSATLPWLDICSELMRFHTHIIPKDTRFYFRDIRDHALRIQHAADGMREMLNDAMQVYLTMATVRQNEVVKRLAGWGAILAVPTMVFSLYGMNFRHMPELGWEFAYPATLGVVVIGCIWLYRRLKSIGWL, from the coding sequence ATGATCATGAACTGTGTCGCCTATAAATACGGTGCGCGGATCGGCACGATCAGCCTCGAAGAGATCAGCAATGTCCTGGCCGAAGAAGGAACTTTCGTCTGGGCGGGACTTCGCGAACCGGACAAAGCCTTGCTGCTGAAGATCCAGGAAGAATTCGGGCTGCACGAACTGGCCATCGAGGATGCCTGTACCGCGCACCAGCGCCCGAAGCTGGAAGAATACGGCGATTCCCTGTTCCTGGTCGTACAGACCGCTCAACTCAACGAGGAGGGTCGGTTGGCGTTGGGAGAAACCCATTTCTTTATCGGGACGCGTTTCCTGGTTTCGGTGCGCCACTCTTCTACCCTGAGTTATGCGAAAGTACGAGAACGCTGCGAAAATCTGCCCGAAAAACTGGCCAAAGGACCGGGTTTTGCGCTGTATGCGCTGATGGACTTCATCGTCGACCATTACCTGCCGGTGATGGAAGGCCTGGAAGAAAGACTGGAGCAACTGGAAGTGGGCATTTTCAACAAGGCTTACCGCGACGAAACCTGTTCACAGCTTTTCGATCTCAAACGCGACCTGCTGCTGCTCCGTTCCGCGACCTTGCCCTGGCTGGATATCTGCAGCGAATTGATGCGTTTTCACACCCATATTATCCCGAAAGATACGCGCTTTTATTTTCGCGATATTCGCGACCACGCACTGCGTATTCAGCACGCCGCCGACGGCATGCGCGAAATGCTGAACGATGCGATGCAGGTCTATCTGACGATGGCGACGGTGCGCCAGAACGAAGTGGTCAAACGGCTGGCCGGCTGGGGTGCGATTCTGGCGGTGCCGACGATGGTGTTCAGCCTGTACGGGATGAATTTCAGGCACATGCCCGAACTCGGCTGGGAGTTTGCCTATCCCGCCACGCTCGGCGTCGTGGTGATCGGCTGCATCTGGCTGTACCGCCGCCTCAAAAGCATCGGCTGGCTGTAA
- the pqqC gene encoding pyrroloquinoline-quinone synthase PqqC, whose protein sequence is MSQNDKQPWSRQAFEAELRGMEKYYHIHHPYHVLMNEGKLTREQIQGWVANRYYYQVSIPLKDANILANCPDRETRAKWIQRILDHDGHPGDPGGIEAWIQLGLAVGLTREDIVSEKYVLPGVRFAVDAYVNFARHAEWHEAASSSLTELFAPKIHQQRLDNWPEHYPWVEKEGYIYFRKRLTEARRDVEHGLEITLDWYKTREQQERMIKILQFKLDVLWTMADSMYMAYIHKMPPYFNIQP, encoded by the coding sequence ATGAGCCAGAACGACAAGCAGCCCTGGAGCCGGCAGGCATTCGAAGCCGAATTGCGCGGCATGGAAAAGTACTACCACATCCATCACCCGTACCATGTCCTGATGAACGAAGGCAAGCTGACCCGCGAGCAGATCCAGGGCTGGGTCGCGAACCGCTATTATTACCAGGTCTCTATTCCGCTGAAGGACGCGAACATTCTGGCTAACTGTCCGGACCGCGAAACGCGCGCCAAATGGATTCAGCGCATTCTCGACCACGACGGCCACCCGGGCGACCCGGGAGGCATCGAAGCCTGGATCCAGCTCGGCCTTGCGGTCGGCCTGACGCGCGAGGACATCGTTTCGGAAAAGTATGTGCTGCCCGGCGTGCGTTTTGCGGTCGATGCCTATGTCAATTTTGCGCGCCATGCGGAATGGCACGAAGCGGCCAGTTCCTCGCTGACCGAACTGTTCGCGCCGAAGATTCATCAGCAGCGCCTCGACAACTGGCCGGAGCATTATCCCTGGGTCGAAAAGGAAGGCTACATCTACTTCCGCAAGCGCCTGACCGAAGCCCGCCGCGATGTCGAACACGGCCTCGAAATTACGCTGGACTGGTACAAAACCCGCGAACAGCAGGAGCGGATGATCAAGATTCTGCAATTCAAATTGGACGTGTTGTGGACGATGGCCGATTCGATGTATATGGCTTACATCCACAAAATGCCGCCGTATTTCAATATCCAGCCCTAA
- a CDS encoding cation-translocating P-type ATPase, with the protein MPKLLETLKTSPQGLTSEKARSRLSRYGENQIVFHRTRSPWLLFFNEFKALFPLLLLTAALLAFWADGLNPGEGYNLIGWALSGVVLLNAVMSFLQNYKVEKLMLSFLDYIPKSVNVLRDGKSVLRDAKELVPGDILLVQEGDKISADGAILESAQLRVDESLLSGESLSVEKQAGEDRIEAEHCAWSGATVIKGHARILVVNTGRNTRIGGISELSQRVQADLTPMQKELRNFVRKITYLAITFGGVFFGIGFLIGDSFWTNLVFAIGIIVANVPEGLLPTVTLALTQASLRMAKRNAVVKDILSVETLGSTSVICTDKTGTLTQNRLHVEKLYMDFEDYDADTVNGRLRYRTAWTMQEIMALCNETVITLDEEGKPTFTGDPTEIALASFVDRQHGYGAIRGRYRLRHSRPFDAALKFMTATYSTSRKALLLTAKGAPEVILERCTQIYSEGLVHPLRAEAKRGLTAKADEYAGLGLRVLAFAYAVVEHPEDVPENLVFVGLAGLVDPPRPEVPNAVAACRTAGIRIIVISGDSGETVAYIAKRLGIVDNPSIITGNRLAGMSPDDLLEALRNEQVVFARTAPEQKLAIVDALKAMGEVVAMTGDGVNDSPALKRADIGVAMGKKGTDVAKEASDIILLDDNFATIVKAVEEGRTVYENIKKFITYILASNIPEVVPYIAYVLFPIPLPITVIQILSIDLITDMLPAIGLGNEPPESDIMHQPPRRGNEPLVSLRTFIRSYAIIGSAQALLAFVVFFTLLFDGGWSFGKVIAENDPLYLQASGAFLTTIIFCQIGNVMACRTSRQSALGSLTRLNPWIICGILFELAFILAIVYLPEAQLFFNTAPIALAYWLWIAPAPFIILALDEARKWLGRHGWHGLEV; encoded by the coding sequence TTGCCGAAACTCCTGGAAACCCTCAAAACCTCTCCGCAAGGACTGACCTCCGAAAAGGCCCGGTCAAGGCTAAGCCGTTACGGCGAAAATCAAATCGTCTTCCACCGCACCCGCTCGCCCTGGCTGTTATTCTTCAATGAATTCAAAGCGCTGTTCCCGCTCTTGCTGCTGACTGCGGCGCTGCTGGCGTTCTGGGCCGACGGCTTAAATCCCGGGGAAGGCTATAACCTGATCGGCTGGGCCCTGAGCGGCGTCGTACTGCTCAATGCGGTCATGTCGTTCCTGCAAAATTACAAGGTCGAGAAACTGATGCTGTCATTTCTCGATTACATTCCCAAATCGGTCAACGTTCTGCGCGACGGCAAATCCGTGCTGCGGGATGCAAAAGAACTGGTGCCCGGCGATATCCTGCTGGTTCAGGAAGGCGACAAAATTTCCGCTGACGGCGCGATCCTGGAATCGGCCCAACTGCGGGTCGATGAGTCGCTTCTCAGCGGCGAATCGCTCAGCGTCGAAAAACAGGCCGGTGAAGACAGGATCGAAGCCGAACATTGCGCCTGGTCCGGAGCCACGGTCATCAAAGGCCATGCCCGCATTCTGGTTGTGAATACCGGTCGCAACACCCGAATCGGCGGCATTTCCGAATTGTCTCAACGCGTACAGGCCGATCTGACGCCCATGCAAAAGGAATTACGCAATTTTGTGCGTAAGATCACCTATTTGGCAATCACCTTCGGCGGCGTATTTTTCGGTATCGGTTTCCTGATCGGAGACAGCTTCTGGACCAACCTGGTTTTCGCGATCGGCATTATCGTGGCGAACGTCCCGGAGGGACTGCTGCCGACCGTCACGCTGGCCTTGACGCAAGCCTCGCTGCGAATGGCGAAACGCAACGCGGTCGTCAAAGACATCCTGTCGGTCGAAACGCTGGGCAGCACGTCGGTCATCTGCACCGACAAGACCGGCACGCTGACGCAGAACCGCCTGCACGTCGAAAAACTGTATATGGATTTCGAAGATTACGATGCCGATACGGTAAACGGCCGGCTGCGCTACCGCACGGCGTGGACGATGCAGGAAATCATGGCGCTATGCAACGAGACCGTCATAACGCTCGACGAAGAGGGCAAGCCGACGTTCACCGGCGATCCGACCGAAATTGCGCTGGCGAGTTTCGTCGACCGCCAACACGGCTACGGCGCGATTCGCGGCCGCTACCGTCTCCGGCACAGCCGGCCTTTCGATGCGGCCCTGAAATTCATGACGGCCACGTATTCGACCTCGCGGAAAGCGTTGCTGCTCACCGCCAAAGGCGCTCCGGAAGTCATTCTCGAACGCTGTACGCAGATCTACAGCGAGGGACTCGTCCACCCGCTGCGCGCCGAGGCCAAACGCGGATTAACGGCGAAAGCGGACGAATATGCCGGACTCGGGCTGCGCGTATTGGCGTTCGCTTACGCGGTTGTCGAACACCCCGAAGACGTCCCCGAAAATCTGGTGTTCGTCGGGTTGGCCGGGCTGGTCGATCCGCCCCGCCCGGAAGTGCCGAATGCGGTTGCCGCCTGCCGCACCGCCGGCATCCGGATCATCGTGATCAGCGGCGATTCGGGCGAAACGGTAGCCTATATCGCCAAACGTCTGGGCATCGTCGACAACCCGAGCATCATTACGGGGAACCGGCTCGCCGGAATGTCCCCGGATGATTTGCTGGAGGCGCTGCGGAACGAACAAGTGGTGTTTGCGCGCACCGCGCCGGAACAAAAACTCGCCATTGTCGACGCGCTGAAAGCCATGGGAGAAGTCGTGGCGATGACCGGGGACGGCGTAAACGATTCTCCGGCGCTGAAACGTGCCGATATCGGGGTCGCCATGGGCAAAAAGGGCACCGATGTCGCCAAGGAAGCCTCGGATATCATTCTGCTCGACGATAACTTCGCAACCATCGTCAAGGCCGTCGAGGAAGGGCGTACCGTGTATGAAAACATCAAGAAATTCATCACCTATATCCTGGCGAGCAACATTCCGGAAGTCGTGCCGTACATCGCTTACGTGTTGTTTCCGATTCCGCTCCCGATTACGGTGATCCAGATCCTCAGCATCGACCTGATCACCGACATGCTGCCGGCGATCGGCCTCGGCAACGAGCCCCCGGAAAGCGACATCATGCATCAGCCGCCCAGACGCGGCAACGAACCGCTGGTCAGCCTGAGGACCTTCATCCGCAGCTATGCCATCATCGGATCCGCCCAGGCCCTGCTGGCGTTCGTGGTATTTTTCACTCTCCTGTTCGACGGCGGATGGAGTTTCGGCAAGGTGATCGCGGAAAACGACCCGCTGTATTTGCAGGCCTCCGGCGCATTTCTGACCACGATCATCTTCTGCCAGATCGGCAACGTCATGGCTTGCCGCACCAGCCGCCAAAGTGCTCTCGGCTCCCTGACGCGCCTCAATCCCTGGATCATCTGCGGCATCCTCTTCGAATTGGCGTTTATCCTGGCGATTGTCTATTTGCCCGAGGCGCAGCTCTTTTTCAATACCGCACCGATCGCCCTTGCCTATTGGCTATGGATCGCGCCGGCCCCCTTCATCATTTTGGCGCTTGACGAAGCGCGTAAATGGCTGGGCCGGCATGGATGGCACGGACTGGAAGTTTGA